GTAGACCCTGTGCAGGACTCTGTTCTGATTCATAGCACCTTTCTATGACAAGCAGAGGCTACTAAAATCAAACCTTTGACTCAAACTTAAATTCCTGTTTAACCTTCATCAAATTAGCAAGCCAGAAGCACATCTATAACCATCAAAGCCTACAACGACTAGCATTACCCCCAGGAGACCTCCTTCAGTGATTGGTTGAATCAATCCACTCACCCCTCGGTGACCTCAATGGGTGATCTGTAGGCTTTCGATTGGCTGTGCTGTTTCTTGGGACAGAGCATCCGTCCAATCAGAATGAGGGTGATGATAGCGGAGGGGAGGAGGATGAAAGCGAGAAGGACCGCAACATCAGAGAAGCGAATGCTGGGcgctgaggaggaggatgtgagGTCATTAGAAACATGTTAACAAGCTTTTTatgaccaaacacacacacgacgTCATATATTCCTCACTTactatattatttattacacaaacatacagtatattgcaaaGACACACAATGCGcagcacatatactgtatacagcaGTTCCACAAGTATCACTCTGCTCTCGTTAGCAATAAATAATCACTTCTCATCAACTTAGTGGTGGAACTATGACAACCATTAAACAAAACTCTCtcaaagtctgtcttaaaataataattatgtttcCCTATGTACATTACAACAGTCAGTGTTTGCAggaatcattcctcctgttcatactgagcTGCAAATAGATCCTGTCCAAAACAAATTTCAGTAGACATGGGGGACAAAACTCACAGTCCTCATTCTGTGTATCTTCACAAGTaatttttgcacagacattGCTTTTAGAAAGCATGTCTTTGCAGCCAGTGTTGTATTAAGATACAGTAAACTTGAACTCCTATCTCCTATCCATATTACATTagtttaacacattttagtaCAACTACTAgaaatttatgttaaaaacatttatgtcagtgtgtaaaattAGGTAACTGAGATCTGATGAGTTACCCTCCTCTACATCCCTACCTCTAACCATCTATATTCTGCTGACAGCAGAGGCAGGCTAAAATATGAATCAATACGGTAAACATCATGACAGGCTTACACAAACTCTAAACAGATGTTTGGATTATTCTCCTATCTAAAAAATCTGTGGCTGGCAGCAGAATTTAAAAGTCCTCGTTTCAGCCTCCCTCTGACTCTGCATTTCCACAGTATACAGTTTATTATGAGACAAGCCAAATCCAGACGTCTGGGGTCAAATCAGGACAAGCGCTGATGTTTTAGGAGATGAACATACTTTTCAGCTCAAAAGAGTCCGGATTTGAAAACTGTTATGCTACATGTGTTCAAGTGTGCACATATTGAGGTGGTGGGAAGTCAAATGATTGTGCACACAGTGAAATACTCTCTGCTTGTTTTACGTGTGTATGTCTTACCCTTCGGTGTGACAGTGAGTACGGTGTGTGAAGTCGGGGACCCGTGGACATCGGGAGGGTTTCTGACTGAGCATGTGTAGGTCCCGTTATCATTCAGCGTGGCGTTGATCAGAGAGATGGAGGCTTCCCCACGTGCAGGGATTCCCTTCCACCGGATACGACCAGCGAACTGACCCTCAAGACTAGGGAACGCCCGTGAGGAGAAGTGGAAAAActggaaagagaagagagagagtaaaaaaaatatttgtttaaaataaatggGTGTGGTCAAATGGAGTGTGCCCGGAGCAAGGGCGTAAAGTTATATTAAATTAGGTCTATTAGTGCtgggagaaaacacaaacagaaaagaaatccTCTCTTGTTTAGAAAACATATAATAAGACTAATCACTCCTAAATctaaattataatttttttttgcttaaggGAAAGTGTCTTGAGCAACAGGTGGTGGGACAGATGGTATTGGGACTTTTTCTGTTGGCAATATTGTCAATAGCAGAGTGAAGAGAGCTGTGTGCTCATCTAAGAAATATGAACACAAATCTGATCGAGGGATAACTCATATGTGTGCATGACTGATGCAGAAAGAGAACTTTTTAACTACAGATGtcacaaaaactgaatttacTTTTTAGTCtaacataagtgtgttttcaacAACAATCTACATCCCTTCATTACTCCCACGACAAGCTGACCCAGACCTCTCCAAAACATGACatccagagtgtgtgtgtgtgcagttggaGGCGGGTGGAAaatactacagtatatgtaaaCTAAGACTGTAGAGTTTGTGTTTTGGTAGGTTTACTGAGGCTCTAATTAGTAACCAGATACTCAAAGGTAAACAAATTGAAGGTAAAAACATATAAACCCAAACAGGAACATGACAAGTGATTAGTGATGAAGGTGAAGATGAGATGGAGAGGTTGagtgtaaatatatttgttgtcATCTGTTCTCAATAGAGAACCAATAGGTCTTTGattctgtttgtgtgctgcATTGTCCTATGTTgttatgtattgtatgtatgatcttttgtttactttctaTACATTAGATTTTAACTTAGTGAAAGCTGAAAGAAAGGTCATGTGgcaaaggaagagaaagacaagCAGAAAAGTTCACGTACAACAGtatattgtatttgtttatatactgGTATGAACGAATGCAAAATCTGGGCTGCAGAgctcaacacaaaaacagtatGTACTTGTGCAGCAGAATGAAAAGGTGGAATTTTCTGCTAATTTGTGATTTGAGAAATGTCGAGTCAAGAGCAGTCAAGTCAAGTAAGGTTTTGAACTACATCAACTTGAAGGAGTAACTTTGGTTAAAATTGgtttaaaaatgaccaaaaaagaaaagtttacaTTATGATTACAGAATGTAATTAGTACATAATTAAGTACTAAGAGCAGACATTACTCTTTTCAACTGCTTCTTGTCTTCAGTCAGATGAAGAGCATGAAAACTTAAAGCTTTCAGAATATTTGCAGGATAAGATCAGATCCTCATGTCCATCATCTGTACTGTCAAAACAGAGCAGAGGGAAGCTATcgatttcttctcaaaacactATGGATGCTTTTGCATCCTGCCAATTCATGCAGCTGCCTCATGTTTGACCCAAAGTGTTCTAAAAAGGCACAAAGCCTCCCTAGTGAGTAGAGGACATCAGCTTTGAGTATAATAATGGCCTTCTCACTCCAGGACCTTTATTATAACAAGTGGAGGGTCGTGAATGTTTGTCCTGATTCACAACCATAGGCAGCACATGGAAAGCCACAGGATGTCACACTGTGACTACTCTCTTCACATTCTTGCCATCACAAACAACAGATTTGCAAATTCAATGTTCCAGAAATCAGGGACAAACTATTTGAGCCAATAAAGATCAAATCTACACTATTAATGGACTCAGAGGATGTGCCACATGTTTCTTTATCTGAAGACTGTAACTATATAGAGAGCAATGTAACAAACATGAGCAGATAAAGCTTTGAGATCATTTAAACCGTTTAATCTAGAGGCGCTTTGCACtttctgctttaaaacaaaatgagatgGCACTCATATCTTTTTACCAATGCCACATCCAGTGGTACATCCCCTTTATCATGTAAAGGCTAAGTATGTATGTAATTTAATGTACAGCATAttgaaatatgaagaaaaataagCACTGTCTTTCTTacttaaaatgtgtaaaatctgttttcataATCAAAGCTATGCAGTATGCACAGGATctatgtgtaaaaatgtgatatggaaaaactgaaatatgtgTCAGAACAGTCCCAAGACAATATTTTATACCTAATGATGCCGCCTAAATCAAGATCACGCACAAATGTATGTTTAGTGCTAAGAGGCATCATTATACTACCTAGAAATTTACCGACTAGGTACAGTGTCAACAAGGATAACTGTTTGTCATCCCAATAaactgaggcaaaaaaaaatcccatgcAAACACAGAGTCACCTGAACAATCACTGACACAGCTTTATGGTTTTACAGCCATGTGTCTATAAGCTGCATTTTTTTAGTGAGCCTGATTGCAGGCATGGCAGAGATAAACCTAGTCATTTCCCTGCACTGTTATTCATCCTCGGCTGATCATTTGAGGACTTGGCAGAGCTCAGCCTACAAGAGAGCAGCTTGAATTCAGGGACTGCATAGTCTGCTTggtctgaaaacaaacattagaCCCAACGGTGCTTTTAAACTCAGGAGATACAGCAGCACTGCCAAGGATTGTTTTCAACTGGGGCCACCTGTGCTCCAAATCTATTCGACAATTTTGACAATAGCTTCCACTGACTGGCTTATTAAAGACCAACTTAACAATAGTGTCTAAAGTTTTAGATCATAATAATAGATTTATTTTGAGCATTATTCAGCACAATTCAATTGCCAAATCCTCCAATTACCACCAGCTTGCACTGATATTTGATTGAACATTCAGCCTCTCTTCTCCAATCTACAAAATGAATTCTCATCAGGAATGAGGTTATTATGCAAGCCAGTGAAGCACTGCAGCAATTCAGATTGACACTAAAGCTTTGGCTGCAAAACTATATTTCTGATAGAGCTTTTCGCATGCTTATTCATGGTCTTTCCCAGTGTGATATACGACTAGGGACACACAGACCGATAAACCAGCCAAAACTGCTAATGAAATTGGATGGAAAGTAAATGAAGGCATAGAAATAGAAATTAGAAACTTCCAGACTTGGTTCAATCTACAAACCATATCAGGAGACTGGCACACATTATTTATCTGTGATAAAGAGAACAAACTAGTTGGGCTGGGTTGAAGGGAGTATGGGCACTGGCATTTCCTTGGGTAGCAGATGGCACACCTTTTTACTAATACCTTTTCAGCTTTGTGAAATAAAACCATGCTATCTGCTGACTGAGATGACtgagacacacatgcatacgCAAGCTAACACCCTCTCGATATAACATTCCTCCCCCTGTGCACTTTGAGACCAGATTACTACATCTAAATGACTAAACCAACAGCACTCCATATCAGCCGAGCCGCAAAACATTAGGCTCCACTTAACTCTGAGTGCTCCTATAGGAAATTATGGCATATAGAGTTGCAACTACCACACTATGGATTCCAGTGGTCCAAATGCAATTATATAGAACCACATTTGATGGCTATCTTCAAGTCCGAATGGAAGTGCTTAAATTATGTGGTAGATTTTAGTGGATTGGCCACTGAAACTGAACCCTGAGTGTGCAGGGTTAGAGGACTGAGTGCAGTTATGGGTTGGGATGGATACATTGGATCGCATTTAGAACAAGACCACGATACCACCAAAGAGGAAGCTTAAGGTAGCTGACCAGCCGGGGTTTCCTGGGAAAGCCTCTGAAAGACACAGAGGGTGGGCTGGAATGTGATTTTGTACAAGATGGATGCTGATAAAGCGCACAAGCACAAAGTATTTTGATCACAGCAAGTGTACATGCAGGATCAGAAATCAGCAGAAGTCAAGCTGGTGAAGAATACAAATAAAGCAACCACATATTCAAACAAGTCATGTTTGTACAGTGTGAGCAATGGAAGTCACATACCTGCACACCGAATACAGTCTGTATGAGGTTTCaagtttcttattttatttgtctttccaACCATAtccatataaaaatacacatacagtagaatgaaaatgtttctcagGACCAGGGTGCAAAAATATACTAACATACCTagaaacacattttgacatatatttgcACCTTTTTTCTGAGAATTGAATGATGCCTTGAGTTCCGTACACATTAAATCATTTAAACTTGATTAGGACCAAGACTGACAACTATTTTCTGGccattgactaatcaattagtcggGTAATCACTTCAGCTCTTTTTGATATGTAATGCAATCCAGTATAGCCAGAGAATAATTTGGGATTGTAACccaattaaaagagaaaaacccACAATCCCCATCTGTAAAAAGATAAAGTTAACCTTCCTATTGTGTTAGGGACAAATTTGACCTGTTTTCAAGTTTAGATGTGTGAaatatacttttaattttttctgatcaaaacaaggCTTCATTACATCCTCTACAATGGCCTACctaataatataaaacacattttgatcatttttcttttttttaaatgcctataaaaaaagttttgtctgttgtgttatgggtcaaatttgacccagtAGTAATTATGGGTTGTTTATGCACAGAAATACATAGTTATTAATTGttgccaaaccatcatgaataacaaaaattacaacaaaacaaaaataatagaaatgaaATCCTATAAAAATAGTCtttaaaaatcatctttttttagaAATAGATGGTTCCTTGAACAGTGAAAGAAAGTATAACTATCAGTTGCATTGcattcatccctccatccatatCTACCTAATATAAACACTTGTATCAACATTCAGCTGGTGCACTGCAGAGTGTCTGATTCTTTGTTCTTTTAAAGTGTAGGTGAATAGATCAAATCCAAGAACAAGTCAATACATGTGTTTTGTAGAGAATTTTTTCCCCAAAATTGTCTTGGAAAAAGTGAATTTCTCACGAATACGAGTACAAAGAGAGTATCTTTACATTCTGAATGGACTGCAATTGCAGCTTCATTATAAACATACAGTTTAAGTTTAACTGTTACTCACTGTCTGTGGTGGTCCTCCACTCTGGGGCCTGTAAGACCAGTCCACAGTCATCATACTGGTCGGCCTACTGGTGGAAGTGAAAGTGCAGGACAACGTGACGGTGTCCCCTTTGGATGCATGGAGCTCTGCTGGAGTATTCACTGTGATGGAGGAGACTAGGGAAGGGGCTGGAGGTGAAATGGTAgagaggagtaaaaaaaaaatgtgaaggtGGAGTGACACAGAGGACAGGAATGAAAGAAGAAATGGAGAAATGTAATATGAGCACATTTACATGTTTAGGTGTTCAGGTgaaatgaggagagggagaggagtaAGTGAGTAAAATATCACTCACTTAATGtaagcaaaacaataaataaaaagcctgATAGCATCTGTAAATGTGCCCACACTGTGGTGGCATGTGAGTGTCAGCACAGCAAATCTCCTCTTGGTAGACACTGAACTGAGTGACACTCTAATAGAAATTTCTCACCAGCCTCTCTTGTTGTATTTGACAGACTTGCTACACATCTGTCTGTCAGAGGTGTTCAACTACAGATAAAGCCATATCCCTGTGCcgctctctttttttcactgcTTTCACTTCATTCAAGCTGCCAAAGGAGGCCAGCCAAAGAAGCGTCCacaataaatgataattaaGCCCTGAATACTGACAGCTACTTTAGAGAGAGAGCTGCCATATCCAGAAAATATTTGCTCAAACTAACTCATTAATAAACTGTTTAATAACTGTTCGGTTCAGTAGATTTCAttagcagctgaagagagaTGTAGAGGCACAGCATGCCAGGACCACTGGTCTAACACAATGTTCACAAACAACAATGAATTCATGCTTCTTTCCCTCTAATTCATGATCACTGGGTTCAGTTGAGCATATGtcagtggctctgtgaggctttgCTCAGGCGCATAGTGCTGTGAGCTAAATGTAtattatatgtaatatttaCCAGGtccaccatcttagtttagcatgcaaggatgctaacatttgctaatttgctaattagcacttcATATaaagtatagctgaggctgatgggaatgtcgttagttttgcaggtatttgtcATTATTGAGCAAATTgtaattttgacctgatgatgatgcttgatgaaaagtcattgtatcaccaaagtcattagaatttATCTTCTAGGGACCTTCAATATATAACTTCACAGTAACCCATCTAATAGTTGTCAagtatggctgcaactaatgattattttattattgattttctcagttattttctcaattaattgaccAATGATTTGGTCTATAAATAATTAGAAAAGACGCCCATCACAATATACTAGAGCACAAGgccaaaaccacaaattattCAATTTACAtaccaagaaaagcagtaaattgtCACACTTGAGAACCCAGAACCActgaatgtttggtatttttgcttgaaaaagtACTTAAACAATGAAtcttttatcaaaatagttggttattgattttcttttgagcaactaaacgattaattgactaattgttgcagctgtattGTGAAGATATTTCACCCAAAACCAAGATGTCTACCCTGTGGTGACACTAGGTAAAACGTCAGGGAATCATCAATGTCAGTAGGCTCAATCCTCAAggaaccataaatgtctgtaacaAATTTCACGACAATCCATCCAGTACAATAGATGTCAAGCTATTTCACTGAATAGGTGAAAACTTtcacctgctggtggtgctgcaGTAAAGGACAGAGAATCATTTGAGTCATTAGAATTTATCTTGAGGGCCTTTGAATATCCGTAGCAAATTTTATgacaatccatctaatagttgtaaAGATGTTTCACtctaaaaccaaaaatgtcaacctcatgttGGAGACCAAAGGAAAAatcagggaatcaccaaagtcagtaggcttcatcctcaggggatcatgaatgtttgtacctAATTTCATAGCAATTTAACAAATAgcagttgagatatttcagtcttgaaCAAATTGGTGGACTGACCAACTCACATTGCCATGCCTTGAGCCACAATTCCAGTGCAGCTAAAAATAAAAGTGGCTTTAAAGGTCAACTTAGCATGAAAAACTgctttttactgcttttttgGCATAGATGGAAAAAAACCTTATCCATTTCAAAGCAAAGCCCTCAAACTGCCTTTTCTCCCAGGAGGAAGCGAGAGCAAAACAAATCGCTGTGATCAACATATACAATCTCAGACTGACACCACTGGATCCCATCAGAGACCCCAACAGCCGTGATAAGGACTTAGTTTATCTTACACAAAAGAGTGTAAGAGATATCATGTGATCTGCCCGATTCATCTACAAAGACCCCAGGCTGAGCGCATCAGCAACATGAACAAAGATatcttcataaaagtagaaatcAAGCAGCCTGAGCTGCTCTTGAACTTGAAGACATGATAGATGCTGACTGTCTAGTAATTAGAGGCAGGGTAGGAAAATTGGCAGCTCTTCAGTGGTGATGTTGACACCTGATTTCATGAACAACAAGATGTCTGGACATTTAATTCAGTagatagagggaaaaaaaattaaaagtcagGATGTTGACAACATCATATTGTAATAGTTTCCGAAAAGTCCTGATGTGACCCTGGCAGGAAAAACTACATTTGTATGTCAACATCCTGCCTGACAAAGGACAAAATCAAATTAAGACAAACTGTGATGACACGAATCTTCTCCTACACTCTCATGTGGCCTGTGTTTCCTTCTAAGTCAACAACACACAGTAGCTTCTATGTATCTCTCATTTCTATTCCCTCAATAAAAGGTCAGATGCTTtcagagagagggaaacaacTGCCCGCAGTTCAGAGCCATGTTTGAAATGTTCTTGGCAAAAAGACAGTGCTCTTAACTCAGTGCATACCAGTTGTCAGAATCCCTCCAAGCCTGGTTTTTACACCAGCCTGTCATTATCACGGGCTGTTCCTGTATCCACAGAGGAAGCCACCTTAACTTCTAATTCCACTTAATCCCCACAACATAAATTACGTCTTTAATGAACCTGCATATTCTAGGACTTGAAGTGTGTCTGATGTAGATGGTGAATTCACTGTGACTGGATCACTTTATCTGCATAGTTGTGCTATATTCTCATGGGAGGTCTATATTTGCTGTCCACTTAAAATGCACTAGTTTTTAGTCCTATGTGTTTCCCAAGCACATGTCTTTCATTGAGCAGCTAAATGAAAAGACAGTAGTCCTATAATGACTTTTGATAGTGTGCAGGCCTACACACATTTTCCCCAGTAGGCCTGCGGTGGCCATGAAAATGAAACGTGCTGTACTATTAGTGAGTTAACCCACTATTAGTGggttaataataaatatataaactacAGCCTACCTACACAGGATTTCAACATGATTTTGGAGAAATAATAACAGGCAGCACGAGCCTACAGAAGCAACAATAAGCGACAGACGCTGACAAGTTTCTCGGAGTTGAGAGTGGTGTTGAATCAGCGAAATGACAGCAGAGCTCTGGCCTGTTTACTCACCGAAACAACCGATCAAATACAGCAGCAAAACCACGTTCAGAGCGGTAATCCTGTGGCGCAGTCGACGCATTTTAGATATGAAAACGGGTTCACTCGCGTGACGATACAAAAAAAGTCCCAATTACGTCAAAGCTTCGGTAAAATTCCGTCCATAGTCTATTTTGTCATGACTCAGACTCTCCGTTGCGTTGCACACTGTCCTACCTGACAAACAGGTGTATCAGGAAGTGCAGCTGGCGGATTGCTGGGAAAAAGCAGCATATACCTAAGAAGTGAAAACACCCTGTCGGGAGTTGAAAGCTGTGATAAATCCTACCACCATATTTCAGAGTTAATAGGCTTTGtaatgactgactgacagcagttTCTTTATAGTGGAAAACTGAATGAACGGAGAGCATATCACTGTATTAACCTAACCtcacattaacattaatatcCCTCCATAAAAAGGTTATACTAGGATTCCATAAGACTAAAGTAGATTGGCCTTTGTCAGTGATCACAAATGAGTCGATTTGTAACTTTTACATTACAGCCAGCCATTTACTGGAGGAATATTATAATGTATCTTCAAGAGGCACAAATTAGTATTTATGTACAAGAACTGATTATGCTCATTTTAGCAGGCTCTTGAAATAACAATATTATGTTATAAGAGTAGTTCTTTTTAGAATAAAGTAAATCAGGAATTTGCcttgttgtggtgcataacagtcaaaaatatacacaaattatataatcctaaataatattttttaaaaagcaatttagggtttacaataaaaaatatgtcaaatatattctaagtgagaagaactgctgcaggtttaaatttcaaattgaagggaatgaaatgaaatgtacaaaatgttgaCCAGGAGTAAACAGTATATGCTCAATGTTCAATTAAtgataatataacaataataataagtttgGACTAATGTAAAACACTAGCTTTTCCATATGGATGTATTAAAGTTAATGATCATTTAGTTAGTTCGTTAGTTAGTAAGTATGTaaacagtgtttctgctgcagcCAGAAACTATACATGTTACTTCACTACAGGCCTttctgacatgtcacagtaggaaaaataaatattaaaatgaatgatggctaaattccatttagctgctttagTTTTAGGGTTCTGGTATTGTGTATGCTGGCTCACTGCCACACTGTCGTACTGGGACACTTGCATACAGCAGAgccattaattattaattttgacaagtcaaaaagtcTGTTGGGTTCACTAAGCTTCAGGGCTGTTGGGGTATTCCTGAAGTCAGTTCACCCAGCTGAATGATTTAGTCTTGTTAATAAAAATGAAG
This is a stretch of genomic DNA from Thunnus albacares chromosome 6, fThuAlb1.1, whole genome shotgun sequence. It encodes these proteins:
- the mpzl3 gene encoding myelin protein zero-like protein 3; this translates as MRRLRHRITALNVVLLLYLIGCFAPSLVSSITVNTPAELHASKGDTVTLSCTFTSTSRPTSMMTVDWSYRPQSGGPPQTFFHFSSRAFPSLEGQFAGRIRWKGIPARGEASISLINATLNDNGTYTCSVRNPPDVHGSPTSHTVLTVTPKAPSIRFSDVAVLLAFILLPSAIITLILIGRMLCPKKQHSQSKAYRSPIEVTEGEEYGINPPGAKEKRVSCCDLYLMDSEDDDEYYNIKKMPPIDEGYAESQC